GGAATTTGGAAATATCAAATCTTTGGGTGATAACAATGTAACTAAAAAAGGAGGACAACCGGATCACCCACCCCAAATATCTGCTGAAAGAGAGCCCTTAGTTGATGTGAACATGACGGATAAAGAAGTCAAAGTAGTGGTTGAAATGCCTGGTATCAGAAAAGAAGATATAAAAATTAAAGCATATGATTCTCAAGTTGAAGTAACAACATCAAAGGATGCCCCAAGAAAATATCATAAAAATATAGAACTTCCAGAGCAAGCCGAAATTGAAACCGCAAGATCTGCATATAACAATGGCATATTGGAAATAACCTTCGACAAAAAGATAGTAAAAAAACCCGCAGGTAAAGAAATTAAAATAGAGTAGACTTTAAATCGATACTCTGGACCTCAATAACTTTATTTTTTTTATTTTTCCAAAATAACAACTACATGTTAGTTTTGTTTTATTCAAAATTATTAATAATCTCAAGAATTTATATCACGAGACCTATACAGATTGGTCGTAATCGGAGCTAGACCATGGTTAATAGTACGTTACTTTAATTTGCTGCGACACAGACATCTACTTTGAGACATTATCTAGCTAAAGGTAGAGGAATGAAAATAATTAGTTCCGCCCTGGGTTTAAACGAATCAATATAACTTGCATCCAGACGAGCTTATTTCAACTCACCTGGATGTAAGCATCAAGCCTAAATGATGCATACTATGGTGATCCTTCATGAATATTAAATATTTGGATGACCTGTAGGTGAAATTATCCTAAAATAACCAAATTGATTCGAAGTATATAAATGAATTATTGCGGATTGTTGGATTCGGCATGAGCATATATTTGATCAAAACGAGTGAAGCTATTTTGATTGACTGCGAATTCGCTTTATCTAGTTAAGCATCACTTTTAGTCATATCTGTCGTTAATTTCAAATAAGTCACAGGATCCATAAATCGAGTGTAATCTCAAAAGCCTAATTAAGAGTTTTTCCATATAAAAATTAATTGTATTAATGAAAATAGATTAATTAACTGGATCTCCAAATGCAGTAATGTTAGTAGTCGCCAATTTATAATGTGAAACCACTTCAAATAAGTTAAAAGTATATCTCTCATTTGGCTTTAATATGAAAGACGGTTGTGTAACATATTCATTGAATTTGCCCAAACTAATTCCATCCTTATCGAAGAATTCACCGGAAATTTCAATATCGTGCATGTCAAATGTATTGTTATTCCTTACTGCTCCGTCTAATTCGACCATACCTTGTGAAGTTTTGGAGGTCACCATATCCTCTACCGGAAGGAAGACCTTTCCAGATTGTAGATTACTGGTATTCTGATTATCAGCCGTACCATTTACCTGCCCTCTT
The DNA window shown above is from Candidatus Nitrosocosmicus arcticus and carries:
- the hsp20 gene encoding archaeal heat shock protein Hsp20, producing the protein MSNKDIVPSDWISRFFDTGLGRGRGRGLFNRDMSSDFDDIHEELNRMFDVFNNISINAPKELVREYETKEGGKVREVGPIVYGYSMTIGPDGKPRVREFGNIKSLGDNNVTKKGGQPDHPPQISAEREPLVDVNMTDKEVKVVVEMPGIRKEDIKIKAYDSQVEVTTSKDAPRKYHKNIELPEQAEIETARSAYNNGILEITFDKKIVKKPAGKEIKIE